Proteins co-encoded in one Inquilinus sp. Marseille-Q2685 genomic window:
- a CDS encoding 1-deoxy-D-xylulose-5-phosphate synthase N-terminal domain-containing protein produces MGTVGRRTRDARIETEGAAAADRLRLLKALEKKILWLSAWTIHNANHLRPNPDGLKVGGHQASSASLVTLMTALYLDVLRPQDRVAVKPHASPVFHAIQYLLGQQTRENLENFRSLGGAQSYPSRTKDADDVDFSTGSVGLGVAMTLFASIAQDYVALKEWGRGAKAGGRMVALLGDAELDEGNIYEALLEGWKHDVRNVWWVIDYNRQSLDSIVTERLFARIDKLFENMGWRVVTLKYGRLLEAAFRRPGGEALRRWIDECPNPLYSALVYQGGASWRRQLLADIGGEAGIPELLADHDDDALAALMTNLAGHDMDTVLAAFHGIADDVPTVFIAYTIKGFGLPFAGHKDNHAGLMNPEQMAAFQAGQGVPEGREWEPFAGIDDLADELRAFLAAVPFAAEGRRRYTAARIPVPAALDVALAETMSTQEGFGRIMGELAKREDALAERVVTTSPDVTVSTNLGGWVNRRGIFDRHVRADVFKEQKVVSAQRWGMSPDGQHVELGIAENNLFINLAALGLTHSLFGERLLPVGTLYDPFIARGLDALNYACYQDARFMLVATPSGLTLAPEGGAHQSIGTPLIGMAQDGLASFEPAYVDELAAIMAWGFDYMQRDTSDPKASDWVRDHDGGSVYLRLSTRPLEQPRRDMTEDLRQAIIAGGYWLRQPAPGASLAIAYTGAVAPEAIAAFEQVLEDIPGAGLLAVTSADRLNAGWHAELAAVRAGHAVEPCLARQLLAPLASDAALVTVLDGHPATLSWLGGVHGHRVKPLGVEHFGQSGTIPQLYRKYGIDADAILDACAAALLGR; encoded by the coding sequence ATGGGGACGGTTGGTCGCAGGACGCGGGACGCACGCATCGAGACCGAAGGCGCGGCGGCGGCGGACCGGCTGCGCCTGCTCAAGGCGCTGGAGAAGAAGATCCTCTGGCTGTCCGCCTGGACGATCCACAACGCCAATCATCTCCGGCCCAACCCGGACGGGCTGAAGGTCGGCGGCCACCAGGCCTCGTCGGCCTCGCTGGTCACGCTGATGACCGCGCTCTATCTCGACGTGCTGCGGCCGCAGGACCGGGTGGCTGTGAAGCCGCATGCCAGCCCGGTGTTCCACGCCATCCAGTACCTGCTGGGCCAGCAGACGCGCGAGAATCTCGAGAATTTCCGCTCGCTCGGCGGGGCCCAGTCCTACCCGTCGCGGACCAAGGATGCCGACGACGTCGACTTCTCCACCGGCTCGGTCGGGCTCGGCGTCGCCATGACGCTGTTCGCCTCGATCGCCCAGGACTATGTCGCGCTCAAGGAGTGGGGCCGCGGGGCCAAGGCCGGCGGCCGCATGGTGGCCCTGCTGGGCGACGCCGAGCTCGATGAAGGCAACATCTACGAGGCCCTGCTGGAGGGCTGGAAGCACGACGTCCGCAACGTCTGGTGGGTGATCGACTACAACCGCCAGAGCCTGGATTCGATCGTCACCGAGCGCCTGTTCGCCCGCATCGACAAGCTGTTCGAGAACATGGGCTGGCGGGTGGTGACGCTGAAATACGGCCGGCTGCTGGAGGCCGCGTTCCGCCGCCCGGGCGGCGAGGCGCTGCGGCGCTGGATCGACGAATGCCCGAACCCGCTCTACTCCGCCCTGGTCTATCAGGGCGGGGCGTCCTGGCGCCGCCAGCTGCTGGCCGATATCGGCGGCGAGGCGGGCATCCCCGAGCTGCTGGCCGACCATGACGACGACGCCCTGGCCGCGCTGATGACCAACCTCGCCGGCCACGACATGGACACGGTGCTGGCGGCGTTCCACGGCATCGCCGACGACGTGCCGACGGTGTTCATCGCCTACACCATCAAGGGCTTCGGCCTGCCCTTCGCCGGGCACAAGGACAACCATGCCGGGCTGATGAACCCGGAGCAGATGGCCGCCTTCCAGGCCGGCCAGGGCGTGCCCGAGGGGCGGGAGTGGGAACCCTTCGCCGGCATCGACGACCTGGCCGACGAGCTGCGCGCCTTCCTCGCCGCCGTGCCCTTCGCGGCCGAGGGGCGCCGGCGCTACACCGCCGCCCGCATCCCGGTGCCGGCCGCGCTCGACGTCGCCCTGGCCGAGACCATGTCGACCCAGGAGGGCTTCGGCCGGATCATGGGCGAGCTGGCCAAGCGCGAGGATGCGCTGGCCGAGCGCGTGGTCACCACCTCGCCCGACGTCACCGTCTCGACCAATCTCGGCGGCTGGGTGAACCGCCGTGGCATCTTCGACCGGCATGTCCGCGCCGACGTGTTCAAGGAGCAGAAGGTGGTCTCGGCCCAGCGCTGGGGCATGTCGCCGGACGGCCAGCATGTCGAGCTGGGCATCGCCGAGAACAACCTGTTCATCAACCTCGCCGCGCTGGGCCTGACCCATTCGCTGTTCGGCGAGCGGCTGCTGCCGGTCGGCACCCTGTACGACCCGTTCATCGCCCGCGGCCTCGATGCGCTGAACTACGCCTGCTACCAGGATGCCCGCTTCATGCTGGTGGCGACGCCGTCCGGCCTGACCCTGGCGCCGGAAGGCGGGGCGCACCAGTCGATCGGCACGCCCTTGATCGGCATGGCCCAGGACGGCCTGGCCAGCTTCGAGCCCGCCTATGTCGACGAGCTGGCGGCGATCATGGCCTGGGGCTTCGACTACATGCAGCGCGACACGTCGGACCCGAAGGCCAGCGACTGGGTGCGCGACCATGACGGCGGCTCGGTCTACCTCCGTCTGTCGACCCGGCCGCTGGAGCAGCCCCGGCGCGACATGACCGAGGATTTGCGCCAGGCCATCATCGCCGGCGGCTACTGGCTGCGCCAGCCGGCGCCCGGCGCGTCGCTGGCCATCGCCTATACCGGGGCCGTGGCGCCGGAGGCGATCGCCGCTTTCGAGCAGGTGCTGGAGGACATCCCTGGCGCCGGCCTGCTGGCGGTGACCTCGGCCGACCGGCTGAATGCCGGCTGGCATGCCGAGCTGGCGGCGGTGCGCGCCGGCCATGCGGTCGAGCCCTGCCTGGCCCGGCAGCTGCTGGCGCCGCTGGCGTCGGACGCGGCGCTGGTCACGGTGCTGGACGGACATCCGGCGACCCTGTCCTGGCTCGGCGGCGTGCACGGCCACCGGGTCAAGCCGCTGGGCGTCGAGCATTTCGGCCAGTCCGGCACCATCCCGCAGCTCTACCGCAAATACGGGATCGACGCCGACGCCATCCTCGACGCCTGCGCCGCGGCCCTGCTGGGGCGGTGA